The region caagagttgatctaccacgagatcagagaggctaaaccctagaagctagcctatggtaagattgttgttgtatatgtctatcgactagcctggcctcggtttatataatgcaccagaggcctaggataacaagagtcctagccgaatacgccggtgggggaggagtccttgtcttgatcgccaagtcttgtggagtcttccttgtatgcggcaactgtccggactggcccatgagtatacggccatggggatcctcggcccaatccaactgatcgggagacgacgtggtgagtaccccctagtccgcttagagatcttcaagggtatgaagatgcactccctctctctctcgttgctagtctctccatagattgatcttggtgatgcgtagaaaattttgaatttctgcaacgttccccaacaattattaGCTTTGCCGGTGGCTTTCCACAGTGCATACTCGATTTCTCGAAGAGAAGAAGACCTCAGAGTCAAAGGATGGAGAAAAGTAATGAATGCGCGCAGGGAACTACTTGGAGGCAACATGATGCACAACCCAAAAATTGGAGACAGATGGATCTCTATCTCCATAATGGAGATGGAGGGTTTTTCCTGTTTTatactattttaccttagagagagGAGTAGGTTCAAGCTAGTACTTATCATGTGCTAGAATGATATATAGTTATTGTATGACTATGAATGATGAGTTGTTATATGACTAAGATGATGAGGAGGCCGTACTACTTGTCATGTGCTagaatgatgatgagttattatatactccctccgtctcaaaataagtgtctcaagcttagtacaactttgcactgaacttagtacaaagttgagacacttattttgggacggggggAGTATAAGACTACGGATGATGAGTTGTTATATGActatggatgatgatgaggagttacTATTATATGACTACTGATGATGAGTTCTTATATCATTGGGGTGGAAGAAACATAGATTAaattaaagtggatggatccaagtgagcaagttgAATTATTGGACGATATAATGTTGGGACGACACACCATCCCAACATCATATCTTGCTACTGTATAAAAAATGTATAACGGTGTATAAATACATTATAAAAAAAATACACAGTAATACTAGTGGCGTGGGAAAAATAGACGTTACTGCTATTTAACAGTCGCGCTGGcccaacacacgctactgctagctCCAGTTGTAGCATCGTGGGTCAAAAAACACACTTCTGTTGTAGCAATAGCGCCGGCccagcgctgctgctagcctcCAAACCCGCGTCActactaggattttccctagtagtgcaggtTGCAACTCATAAGAAGTAATGAGGTGTGTGTAGCTGCTGCAAAGAGAAGAAATAATGTATGTAAGTAGGGGGATATAGCATGAGATAGATTAATACAACACAAACTGAGTCTTCAGGTTACTGGTGGGCTTCTCACAGGCTGGAGCCTAATTTCCATGAACAACATTATCAGTTGCGATTTTTACACATATATAAGAACGAACCTAGAATTAAACCAATATGCCATGATGTGTTCTAGGGAATCAGACAGGAAAGCAAAAACAATTCCTTTGCGTAGCCAGACAGAGGTATCACATCAAACAATAGCCAAGGAGAAGAAGCACTTACAAACTGCGTGATCTCTAATACCCAAGCCTGATTGACATGGAAGCGGGATGGGTCAACTGAACGAGTacaaaatttgaaatgaggatgtgCGTACAGATCGAAAGGATTTTCTCACTCGAGATGATGTGTCCATCATATTTTGACTTCGTAATGGCCGCAGTGCTACCATCTCCCTTCCGTCGACATAGTCGCCGGCACGCTCCCCAGCCTTCTCTCTCCCTCACAACTGCATGCCCTGTCCTTCCCATCTCTGCATCTCGAATCGGCCGAGCGGCGGTATGTGAAAGGAGCCAAGCGACGAAATGCAGAAGGGATAAGCACACACCGTACTTGTTCGGATTTAAAGAAGGGGAAGTGCAAGGAAAACATGAAGCCACCGGATGTGCGGCTGCGTTGGTGCTAGCGTTTCTCGAAGGTGAGGAGCCAAGGAAGGTGGAACCAACACAATGAAAGGGAATATAGTGGGGTGGTTGAAACCATCAGCTGCAAATCTGGCCACACTTGATCAATCAAATGGATGAGAGAACTGGTTGATGCACTAACGATTTTAAGAAAAAATGCTGACATGGTGTAGTGACGTGGAAGCTTACATGTCAAGATAATTGGTGTTAGTGGGGCTGATGATGTGGATAGGCTGCATATAAAGAGAAATAGGATAGTGAGAATGAACTATTTAGATACTATAGATAATCCAATGTAGCATCTAGGCTTGCATATATGCTCTTTTATTTCCTTGATGTCTAGAAGTTTGAGCATGACGGGAAGTTGGGTGTTCTCAGGATCAtaaccttcatacaatggagttatGGCATTTATTTTCAGTTGCACCAGCTTGAGGGCCTCTTTAATAGCAATTCTATCGTTACTCGTCTCCTTTCGAAGCATATTTtaataaaaatgatataaaagtgataCATAATAGCATTTAAAAAAATCATAGATACATTGGTGACGTATCATATGCCCAGGCACAAATTCTTTTGCTGACTAATGCTTGATGACAGAACTAATGCATGTGATTAACTCATTAGGATTTTTTTGAACTTGAGAACACACAACATGCCCTTTGCCATGATTACAACGTGGAAGATATAATACATCTATTCTTCGGTTGCCCATTCAATCAAGGAATCTGGTGGATTATATTTTATGATCATTGATGCCAGGAACAGATACCAATATGGACGTTTTCATGGAAATCCTTATTGTTGGGTGCTGGTCCATATGGAACCAAAGGAATGTCAAGATATTTGAGAATAAACAATGCTCTATTGATGCCAGAACAGATACCAATGGGGAAGTTTTCATGGAAATCCTTATTATTGGGTGCTGGTCCATATGGAACCAAAGGAATGTCAAGATATTTGAGAATAAACAATGCTCCATTGATTCTTGCAAGCAAGATTTTAGAAACACCTTTCACCTCCCCATGATTAGGGCTAAGCCTAGTATCAAGGAAGGTATGTTATCATGGATTGATAGTGTGTAAATAGGCTTTTGTTTACTTCTTTTACACTGACTAGCATGTAAACTTCCATTGACTTCATGTACAACTCCCCATTTTATTTTCTATAAATGAAAAGGATCACAATTTTTAGAAATTGATAGTGTGTAGCGATATAACACACGCCTCACTATGTAGTATAAAAAAGTGTTTCTAGAATTTAAAGAATATTGAAAATTTAATAGTCCCTTTTTTTTAGAAATTAAAAGTATTTACAAATCTTAAAAAGTATTGATCCCTCCGATGTATTTTTTTTGGAGAATCTTCCGAGCTAAATTAGTTGACGCTGAAAATTTGGACCGGAGGGAGTAATAGATTCAAAAAATGTGTACAAATTATATTAAAATTTATTGATTTTGAAAGATCAAAGATGTTCATCAATTTAAAAAGTTCAGAAATTCTTGAAAAGCTAAcagaatttttaaaaatgttcaagagTTTTAATAATTGTTTGTGAATTTGTGGGAAATTGCGAAAATTTGGCAAATACTCATAATTTGTTTTTCAAATGATGGTGGTGATTTTATAAAGTGTCGCTTGTAGAAAcgccaagaaagaaagaaaaaaaaagaacaaggaaaactcgcgggcggtggcggcgggaagaaaaggaaaaatgaacgGGAAAAAGGAAAATGTTAAGGAAGTGAAAGATGGAAGAGAAACTGGAATAAAAACCCTTGGCTTTAaatgttttgttttttttttcgatTGAGGGAAGCAACTCTTAATTAGGAGGATGGAAACTCTGAATTAGGAAGGAAAGGATTTCCCAAGGATCCGCGGGCTGAAAGTGGCCTGTCTTTTCCGTGGGCCGGTGCGGGCGTGGCCTGGGCTGTGTGAGAGTGAGACATAATTCGTATAAGAAGAGAGAGTGAGACTGATATGAGATGAGTATCTTCCCCAGCGCGGCCATTTGGTAGAAACCCTAAGCTTGAGCTTGGCCGggagagagcggcggcggcggcggcgtgaagaGCGATGGGGCGTGGCCGCGGGGGGAAGCATCAGAAGAGTAGTAAGAGGGCGAACCGACCATCCTCCTCGACGGGTCCGTCGGAAGGGGATtcatctccggcggcggcggcgacggcgcaagGGGATCAGTCCCCATCTCCAGCGGGTCCggggggtccggcggcggcggcgcaaggggGTCCATATCCATCTTCAGCGGGTccgggggctccggcggcggcggcgacggcgcaagGGGATCAGTCNNNNNNNNNNNNNNNNNNNNNNNNNNNNNNNNNNNNNNNNNNNNNNNNNNNNNNNNNNNNNNNNNNNNNNNNNNNNNNNNNNNNNNNNNNNNNNNNNNNNNNNNNNNNNNNNNNNNNNNNNNNNNNNNNNNNNNNNNNNNNNNNNNNNNNNNNNNNNNNNNNNNNNNNNNNNNNNNNNNNNNNNNNNNNNNNNNNNNNNNNNNNNNNNNNNNNNNNNNNNNNNNNNNNNNNNNNNNNNNNNNNNNNNNNNNNNNNNNNNNNNNNNNNNNNNNNNNNNNNNNNNNNNNNNNNNNNNNNNNNNNNNNNNNNNNNNNNNNNNNNNNNNNNNNNNNNNNNNNNNNNNNNNNNNNNNNNNNNNNNNNNNNNNNNNNNNNNNNNNNNNNNNNNNNNNNNNNNNNNNNNNNNNNNNNNNNNNNNNNNNNNNNNNNNNNNNNNNNNNNNNNNNNNNNNNNNNNNNNNNNNNNNNNNNNNNGATCAGTCTCCATCTCCAGCGGGTCCGGggggttcggcggcggcggcgcaaggggGTCCATCTCCATCTTCAGCGGGTccgggggctccggcggcggcggcggtttctcTTGGTCCGGATCGGCCTGCGACTGTTGTTCGGGGTCCACCTCGGCCTCCGCCCCCGCCTCGTTCGTCTCTGCTGCGTCCGGCGGCTTCTCCTGCTCGTGGTCTGCCTCCGCGGGCCAGAGGCGGATCGAAGCAGCCCCCGACTGTTCCCGCCGCTAGTGCTACCAGGGGTTTGTCTATTGATGTGAGTAAAGACAAGGCAGCGACCGAGGCGGGATACAGGGAACTGGTCAGCAGGCAAAAAACGTTGTATGAGTCGACGCTTGCCAGGGAGATGGAGCTCGTTGAGAAGGAGATGTCAGAACTGAAATGCACTCGTGGTGAGGAAGaagagatggaggaggaggagcgtcAGGAGGATGACAAGGCCAGAGGCAAGCAGCATACAGAGCTCAAGCTCGCGGTGGAGCAGGAGAAAAAGAAAACCAGTGAGCACGAGATTCAGGAGGTATGTGAGGAGATGATGTCGTCGACTGATGAGGAGGACGAGGATGAGATGGACGGAGGCGAATCGAGCTCCCTCATCTCCAAGCAGCACATCAGGAAACTCTGTGGGGAATTGCAGGCAACCTTGTCTTACTTGAGAATTGACatcgaaccagcagccccgttgggTGAGGCGCCGCCGTCGACAATCCACACCATCTTAGAGCTGTTTAAAGTTTTGCGCCGCCAAATGTCAAAGCTTAGACGGCAGCTGCTTCCTTTCAAAGAAAGGTATGAGGAGCAGCTGGCCAGGAGGGATTCCTACGAGGGGTTGACTGAGGAAGACAAGGCTAGGAAGAAaatggagaaggagaagaacttcttTGATAGCTACCGTGAAGGGACCGAGTTCTCTTCCCGCCGCGTTTCCTTCGAGCAGCAAAGTAACTTCACGCTAAACACCATAAATATGCAACTAGTTAATAAGAGTGCTGGTTCTTTCCTAAATTAGTAATAGCTTTGCAGCAACGTATTATGCAATCAACACTTCAATTTGATTGATCTGGTTAATTAATTGTGCAGCCACACTGAGCTCCATGTTCTTCACGCATTGCACACCAGGAAGGCCCTTGCCCTACTATGCTGAGACACAAGGGATCAGCCTGCAGGTTTACTCTTTCAAGATTGCTGAGATCAGCAGCAACCTGCACTGGCCGCTTGAGGTGTACGGCGTCGTCGCCGCGCGAGACAACTCAGACCGCGAGCGCAACATCATCTTCAGTCGCCCGAGGCACGACTGCCAGAAGCTCACCTCAGCTGTATGTGCCCGCTTCCATATTCTTTTTTTCAGTCTTTCTATTTTGTTTGGTTTCCTTACTGTTGCATGTGCCTTACTCCATAGTCCATACCCAGTTTTCTCAAAATAACCAAAGATGACAGCATGCATGTTGGTTCGTACCCAGTTTTCTCAAAATAGTCAAATCATGACAGCAAGCATGTTGGGACAGAAAATATCACATTTTCAACTATTTCCTGCTTCTAGCACCCATGGCAAGAAGCTTAGTCTTGCTTCTAGTTCCAATTGCAGGGCTATCCGCTGGTGCTGTTATTGCCTTTTCTTTTGTTGGCGTTGAGGCAGTTTTACTTCCAACAACTTTAACTTGGGCAGAACCGGTCTTTGACCTACCAAAAAAATAAACAGATTTAATCGGAATGCGAATAAGTTACGGCAACTCATTTATTTTTTAGATTGTACCTAACAGACTTGGATGATGATGTTGCACTAGTACCATCAGCATTCTTCTTTGATCCCTTCTTTTTCCTGCATGAACATATAGACATGTTTTCTCATAAAAAAATGTAAAGATAAAGAAGAGGTAATCTGAAATGAAACTAAATGAGGCAAAACTATCATAATAATCTTACATAGATGGACATGGAAGAGGAAGTGCAGTTTGACTACCCTCAATTGCTTCAGGTGTAGCTACAATGGTCTTCTTTTTCCATCTACATGAACATTATCAGCATTTATCTATCAAAAAAAAAACAGAAGTAAAGATGTTTCAAGTGTAAAAGAAATTACCTTTCCTTCGCCACATGAGCCTATGCTTCTTTAGCTTTAGGATCTGCTTGTTTACAATTTATCCATCTATATGTCCATAGACTTTGCAGGTTGGGCACTGGTGTTGGCCTCTTTTCCTCTTACTCTTGTTCTCAACACCACTCTTGTGTCTCAGTACCTTTTGCCTACCCACAGATCTTTTAAGTATTGGAGGATAGAAAAAGAAGTCATGGGTATTTTTTGGCCATTGTGACCTGTCTGGAAGGGCAGGAAGAATTGGAGCATATGCAAGGGCAAAACTTGGCAACACTATAGCAAGAATCAACATAATCTTGTAGCGAAATCCCCCTAATATGGCTGACAGAGCAGATTGCTTGTTTACATGGCTTCCCCGAGACCTGCCATTCTCTGTATGTGCATATATTTTTCTCTAGATTAACAATGTGGTATTTTCCATCTGGTTCACCCTCACTCACCTCTGCCTCCATGTCAGATGGTCTTTCAAGTTCGTAGTCAAATCCTCTACTCTTGGCATGCAATTCCTTCATGACACTTGGTAGTATTTTGCGATCATTTAACTTTCTAGCAATTTATCTCCTCCTGTTATGCATCACTGTTATCTTTCTCCTGATCTTCTCCATCATTTCAAATAGCAGACTTTGTGCTTTTGGATCCAGTTATTAAAGCACTTGGCTAAATTATTTGTAACATAGTCCACTTTGCATGAGGTGAACTTGCTCCTGGACCAAAGCCTCTTGTGATATTTCTCCAAGTATCTTATCACTTGTGGCTTTACTTGGGTCACCGCCAAATGCGTGCGGTGGGGTGGCTTAGGCAATTGACGAGGAACCATTTGGTTTTCTCTGTTCGTGGGGCAAAACTGGGCGTTTTTCTTTTCTTCATTTTGGCATAAAAGGGGAGTAGTTTTTTAAGGATAGGTAGGGGCAGTTTTGGAAATTACCCAAAATACTGACATCCCAAAAAGGTTTTACGGCAGCCCATTAACGGAAGGATAACGGAGATGACATATTGCCCATAAACTTCATTTGTGTTGTGGCATATAAGCGAGACATTTTTGTTCGATTGTGTATCAGCAATTGACCCGCTCGTCGATGGCAAATGAGCATTTTTTTTCTTCTTAGAAATGTAcaatgatgttgttgttgttgcttgCAGGACCGCTTCTTGCGCTTGACTGGTCCATCTCGGGCGATTATGGCACTGAGCCCAGTTGACTTTGAAGTCCAGCTGAAGCTTAAGGGTGCGACTGAGTCGGCGGACAGGGAGTTGATGAATCGCCGAGATCATTACGTTGGTAGTACTATTGACAGCGAAGACGGTACTGATACTGAAGATGGTATAGATACTCTTACCTTCTGCAACTGCCTTATCACAGCTGAACTGAGAGTGGAGGAAGTACATAGTTGCATTCAAGCCACTCTTTTGGGTGTGCGTGTCGTTGGAGGAGGTCCATGGCCTTTTGaatacggaggccggattgcttgcTCCTCACCAGCTCACGAGGTTGTGTGCGTGGATCTGGATGGCATTGCAGAGGTTGTGGATGATTCGTCACGCTTCCAAGTTGTGCTGCTCGATTCTCATGACTGTCGTCTAACAAACAGAAAGGATCCTCATGGCTGTGTGCGTGGGGAAATGCCAATTGGCAAAGCTGGTTACCTTGATCTCACAAGACGCGTTGTTTCTGTTGAAGTGCGGAAAGAGAATCGGCGGCAATACAGAGATAGCTTGAAAGTTTTTCTTCAATCATACTCAGAGTCTGGTGGTATTGCTGCGCAATCCCATGTCAAGATCAGGCCCAAGATATGCAACATAAGTCGGCACAATTGCGACCTTGGTGGTTCTAAGGTGGAGATTACCATTGCTTGGTCGGCCATTGTCAGGACAGACCTTTGTTAGGACTGATCTGATTTAGTATCATGTTGGATGGTGCTCTGGTGGCCTGAATGTTATGGAGTAGGATAGGTACATCTATGTGTCTATGTTTTCCCAGTGGCTGTTTGTTTGTTGAAGTAATCATCTGCTGTATCGGTCAGCTATGTAAGATATATGTGCCAGCTACTATTTGTGTGTCAAACAACTATGTAGTAGGATGCCCAGCTATCTGTGTGTTGAACTtatgatctactccctccgttcctaaatatttgtctttctagagatttcaataagtgactacatacggagcaaaatgagcgaatctacactctaaaatatgtctatatacatccgtacgtagtagtccatttgaaatcactaaaaagacaaatatttaggaacggagggagtactttactcTAGAAGTAAGATGCTGAACTATGTGTGGATCGACTTTAAAGTATGAGTCAAGTCTAGAAGTATTTCTACATTCATCTCTGCTACGTGATGTGCTTTGCCTCCGGTCGCATTATGCAATGTGCCTGATTGTTGTTTGTTAGTATGACATGTTGTGTATATAGGATGACGCTTGTTTTATCTCAACTTAAACCATAACTGCAAACTGCCCAGTCACCAGCAGAAGTATGGTTTCTGAGCTCAGTTTTCACTCATGACATGGCATCAGTTGCTCATAGTATGCAGGCATGTGAGCTTGTTCATGAACCAATGTTCTTGAACTTGTGACTATCACACTGATCAAAACTAAATCTTGACATCTTGGTCAGATCAGATGGACAAACTACtcgacattcttcttagtatactGAAATCTGTCTCTGTCCCATAATACGACATGCTATTCATCTTCAGGAAACACAAAACTTTTCAAGGTTTCGACCTGGCTTGGCTGCTCCGGGTACAGGGGTAGCTTAGCTCCTGGCCTCATTACTAATCAACTGTTTATTCACGTGCTGTTGGAATCCAATCCCCACTGAGTAACTGCTAGACCATACCCTTTCTACAAATGCTGAAACAAAATAGTTATCTATCCCTGTTTCAGAGTTATAAGGGATTTGACACCATATTCCTGTCAAGTCATGCGCTTGCTTCTTAACATCACACTGCACCAAAACATAAACCACGGAGTATAAGATTGTATGTCACACTACTCAAGGGCAAAGTTATTTCCAGATTCAAAAACATGTATCAAATGATGTATCATCAATGGCAGATGCTTTCCAACGTGACGCGTTAATATGTGCACCTGCATCGCATCTTGAATACTGGTTCTTAGAGCCTTGTTGTCTAACCCGTTCATCCAGGATTTTGCTTTGCTTGAGAGTTGCCGCACTGAGTGTAAGTAGATTAAATGCAATGGATAATCGAAATGAATGGCAAGTTAAATTCCAACAATTGTACTCCCATTTTTAGCTACTAAAATATTGCTCATGTGCTTCCATATTAGCATTCTATTGCATTATTTAACCTTTTggtcagaaaaggaaaaaaatatgcaTCTTCGTTATTTTGTTCAATGCTTTGTTTCGTTTCAGCTTCGTCATGCTTGCTTCAGGAATAGGTACATTCAATCTCACAGTCTGATCATACACTTTCCTCCCTTTTATTAAATCATTGccactatttcttcttcttcagatgtcaCCTTTCAtagtaaaagcataaaaccaccacTATTGCAACATCATTAGCAGAAAACCACTGCTTTTCTTTTTGGGGGCAAAAACCAGTGATAATTTTTCAAAGGAAAGCACTGATGACTCGTTGAGTGCTCGTTGATGGCGTTTCTGATTGGTGGGGCCCGCTCGTCGGGTTGAGTTGGCAAAAAAAAAACTATGCATGCGTGTCGACTTAGTGATGGagtggcgaatctcgggtagggcatCCCGAGCTGGTAGCCTAGGTACGATGGTAACAAGAGAtgtgaggttttacccaggtttagtctctctcgaagagataatgcgCTATGTCCTGCTTTGGATTGTATTGATTGCGGGTAGAGTGCAATGTATAGGTTTGTCTACCACGAGATAGTCTATGAGCCTCTACGTGCCTTACCCCCTAATTTATATAGGTACCGAGGggggggggtctagggttacagATTTGTCGGCTACATATTTGGTAGATCGTGTTGTAGTAAACATCTAAGGCCCTGTTCGGTAATCCACTGGCTCCACAAAATCGTACGCTCCGGCTCCTCCAAACGAGCTCCAGCTCCTCCATCGATCGTGGGAGCGAGGAAACTGTTCGGCCTGTTCGCTCCGCTCCAGTTTATGAGTTGGGCCGAAAGCCCAATCTGGCCTGGGACCCATACGGAGGGGATGTGGTAGGACACAAAAGGCACGAGAGACATAACGTGAACGAGTCGGTACGCCACTTATCGGTGGCAGTGTGCTGTAAATTTGACGAACTTCTTCGTTTCCAGGATCTACGGAGCAGCTCATTCCCAGCTCTGCGATTTTCATGTAATCGCTCCGCTCCGCTTTGTCGACTCCAGGGAGTTGCAGCGTTCGGGTCGGCTCCGCTGGCTCCCAGATAGAGTTGTGGAGTGGAGTGGATCCGAACAGGCCCTAAGTCTACGCGCCAAATCTTCGGGAACCTTCCTTATACACGTCATGGGTCTTCTGGGTGAGGCCCATCAGTAAatcaccatgggggtcctcggcccggccCACCTGgttgggagacgatgtggtgagtattcTCATGGTCTAAGACAacatcaatagcccctgaaccggtcttcaagtcggGGACACTCGTCGGTTATTCTGAACTGCTCTTTGCCTTCAACCATCGGTCTTGAAAGCcgattcaacaaatcttcccatctttgaTCTCGAGGATCACCGAGGTGTACCCGAAGAGTTCACCCGTCAGGCATCCGAGGAGCTCCTTCCGGGTTCCCATAGCCTTTAT is a window of Triticum dicoccoides isolate Atlit2015 ecotype Zavitan chromosome 2B, WEW_v2.0, whole genome shotgun sequence DNA encoding:
- the LOC119366586 gene encoding uncharacterized protein LOC119366586, translated to MELVEKEMSELKCTRGEEEEMEEEERQEDDKARGKQHTELKLAVEQEKKKTSEHEIQEVCEEMMSSTDEEDEDEMDGGESSSLISKQHIRKLCGELQATLSYLRIDIEPAAPLGEAPPSTIHTILELFKVLRRQMSKLRRQLLPFKERYEEQLARRDSYEGLTEEDKARKKMEKEKNFFDSYREGTEFSSRRVSFEQQTTLSSMFFTHCTPGRPLPYYAETQGISLQVYSFKIAEISSNLHWPLEVYGVVAARDNSDRERNIIFSRPRHDCQKLTSADRFLRLTGPSRAIMALSPVDFEVQLKLKGATESADRELMNRRDHYVGSTIDSEDGTDTEDGIDTLTFCNCLITAELRVEEVHSCIQATLLGVRVVGGGPWPFEYGGRIACSSPAHEVVCVDLDGIAEVVDDSSRFQVVLLDSHDCRLTNRKDPHGCVRGEMPIGKAGYLDLTRRVVSVEVRKENRRQYRDSLKVFLQSYSESGGIAAQSHVKIRPKICNISRHNCDLGGSKVEITIAWSAIVRTDLC